The following coding sequences lie in one Synechococcus sp. PCC 7336 genomic window:
- a CDS encoding cupin domain-containing protein: MSEPLLPSIGGENFAAVNLGPFAALDRFTFEPEGKPSLEGKVFLKQVLALTGAEISLNKLPPRRSMHFYHKHHHNEEIYIFLGGRGEFQVDNRVFEVSEGTVVRVDCAAERCMRSTSDEGLYFATIQVRTGTFEGDTIQDGIGVSERVRWVGKQWLEWGDVGTS, encoded by the coding sequence ATGTCTGAACCCTTACTTCCTTCAATTGGCGGCGAGAACTTTGCGGCGGTCAACCTCGGTCCGTTTGCAGCGCTCGACCGATTTACCTTTGAGCCTGAAGGCAAGCCCTCCTTAGAGGGGAAAGTGTTTCTCAAGCAGGTACTCGCTCTGACGGGAGCAGAAATTTCGCTGAACAAGCTGCCTCCCCGCCGGTCGATGCACTTCTATCACAAGCACCATCACAACGAAGAGATTTATATCTTTCTCGGCGGTCGGGGGGAATTTCAGGTGGACAATCGAGTCTTTGAGGTATCGGAAGGGACTGTCGTGCGGGTGGATTGTGCAGCGGAGCGCTGTATGCGCAGTACGTCGGACGAGGGACTGTATTTTGCCACCATTCAGGTGCGGACAGGGACGTTTGAAGGGGATACGATTCAGGATGGCATTGGGGTTTCCGAGCGGGTGAGATGGGTGGGCAAGCAGTGGTTGGAATGGGGGGATGTTGGCACGAGTTAG
- a CDS encoding calcium-binding protein, which translates to MNSFFERQLLEPIVIDTREVEVIFKDIIAPPGEPAVTIPGEDARLIVAGIGSISAADEGNTAVQSSGEDVSIVNRGEIFGDFNGIVSTGDELSLINIGTISSNSRAVDLAGGDDLRIINLGSIIGTGDQRNGTLYIDGDVDDATVINSRSGVIDAGEGNTGDGLSVQVGELGEDALSEDIDIINFGRISGRGQPEFEPGVGRLTANGSSGVRFVNGSGEAEASVTGSLTNSGTIESEAAVGFLGGVVIEDGVAFDGTIANRRSGVIQGVQNGLYLGNAEHDLEIANSGLISSDSRAVNLDGDNVSLINSGDILGTGDQRNGTVYIDGTADDISITNRRSGVIDAGEGNLGDGISVQVGAAAEGVLSENINIFNDGLIQGRGDGPEVFADGARVAANGSSGVRFFNGSGEPEAIVSGSLTNSGTITAEVSVGFLGGVVVEDGVAFEGTITNTSGGLISGPNNGLYLGNAEHSLTIDNKGTITSDSRAVNLDGDNISLVNSGDILGTGDQRNGTVYIDGTGDDIAIANLLNGVIDAGAGNSGSGVSIQVGAAGGLGDGIDDLETSAELINSGLIQGRGDGNVPAGVRLFVGSGLEQATFVGQIVNESSGQILSEEAAGILIETGTIFDGTIVNDGEISGGNGIAIDAAGALGSVVVINNGELDGEVLLGQGDDIFIQNSEEAVSLIDGGDGTDTLDLSGQSEGIAIDLDLNTPVPGPATQDGAILDAPGGNVITEVIDFENVIGTDFNDLIFGNNEINVLEGGNGNDTIHSFAGSDTLDGGDGIDTALFTAGGGVTVDLDDDGNGTSSFGDTLISIENINGSGAGDDDISGNSSANVLNGQGGNDTLDGEGGADTLLGGTGDDLLTGGADLDTFLFEDSSGNDIVTDFTIADDVLDVSAFFDSADAALGAAIQVGSDTLVDFGNSNSALLLAVNASDLTAANFIVALTP; encoded by the coding sequence ATGAACAGCTTCTTCGAACGGCAGCTCTTAGAGCCGATCGTTATTGATACGAGAGAAGTAGAAGTTATTTTTAAAGATATTATTGCACCCCCTGGAGAACCTGCAGTTACTATTCCCGGAGAAGATGCTCGACTTATCGTTGCGGGTATAGGCTCGATTTCTGCGGCAGATGAAGGAAATACAGCCGTTCAATCATCGGGAGAAGATGTCTCGATCGTCAATCGAGGAGAAATCTTTGGCGATTTTAATGGCATTGTTTCCACTGGGGACGAGCTAAGTCTCATTAACATTGGCACCATCTCTTCTAATAGTCGGGCAGTCGATTTAGCGGGTGGCGACGATCTGCGCATTATCAACCTTGGCAGCATCATCGGTACCGGCGATCAGCGCAATGGCACCCTTTACATTGATGGCGATGTGGACGATGCAACTGTTATCAACTCGCGCAGTGGCGTTATTGATGCTGGAGAAGGCAATACGGGTGACGGGCTTTCGGTACAAGTGGGGGAATTGGGTGAAGATGCTCTGAGCGAGGACATCGACATTATCAACTTCGGACGCATCTCCGGTCGCGGTCAGCCAGAATTCGAACCTGGAGTAGGCCGTCTGACAGCGAATGGCTCTAGTGGCGTTCGTTTCGTCAATGGATCGGGAGAAGCCGAAGCAAGCGTGACAGGTTCGCTGACCAACTCCGGCACGATTGAGTCTGAAGCGGCAGTCGGTTTCTTGGGAGGGGTCGTTATTGAAGATGGCGTTGCCTTTGATGGCACGATCGCCAACCGCCGCAGCGGAGTCATTCAAGGGGTGCAGAATGGCCTCTATCTTGGCAATGCCGAGCACGATCTGGAGATTGCCAACAGCGGTTTAATTTCCTCCGACAGTCGTGCGGTGAATTTGGATGGCGACAACGTATCGCTGATTAACAGTGGGGATATTCTCGGCACGGGCGACCAGCGCAACGGGACTGTTTATATCGACGGCACGGCTGACGATATTTCCATTACCAATCGGCGCAGTGGCGTTATCGATGCTGGAGAAGGCAACCTGGGAGATGGCATCTCGGTGCAGGTTGGGGCGGCTGCAGAGGGTGTTCTGAGTGAAAACATCAACATCTTTAACGATGGCTTGATTCAGGGCCGAGGAGATGGTCCAGAGGTATTCGCAGATGGCGCGCGGGTGGCTGCCAATGGTTCTTCTGGCGTTCGCTTCTTTAACGGATCTGGCGAGCCCGAGGCAATAGTCAGCGGCTCTCTGACCAACTCTGGCACCATTACCGCAGAAGTCAGCGTCGGCTTTTTGGGAGGTGTTGTGGTTGAAGATGGTGTCGCTTTTGAAGGCACGATTACTAACACTAGTGGCGGTTTGATTAGCGGGCCTAATAATGGTTTATATCTCGGTAATGCCGAGCATAGCTTAACCATTGACAACAAGGGCACGATTACTTCTGACAGTCGTGCGGTCAATCTGGATGGCGACAATATATCGCTCGTCAACAGTGGGGATATTCTCGGTACAGGCGACCAGCGTAATGGCACGGTCTATATTGACGGCACTGGCGACGACATTGCGATCGCTAACCTGCTGAATGGCGTCATTGATGCTGGCGCGGGCAACAGCGGTAGCGGTGTCTCAATCCAGGTTGGGGCTGCTGGCGGTCTAGGCGATGGCATCGACGATCTGGAGACATCGGCCGAGCTGATCAACAGCGGCCTCATTCAAGGGCGCGGCGATGGCAATGTCCCTGCTGGTGTACGACTGTTTGTGGGTTCTGGCTTAGAGCAAGCAACATTTGTCGGCCAAATTGTGAATGAAAGCAGCGGCCAAATTCTGTCTGAGGAAGCGGCAGGCATTCTCATTGAAACAGGCACGATCTTTGACGGCACGATTGTCAATGATGGTGAAATCAGCGGTGGCAATGGCATCGCAATCGATGCTGCAGGGGCTCTGGGATCTGTTGTTGTCATCAATAATGGCGAACTGGATGGGGAGGTTCTGCTCGGGCAAGGGGACGATATCTTCATTCAAAATTCTGAGGAAGCGGTTTCTCTGATTGACGGTGGAGACGGCACCGACACGCTCGATCTCTCCGGCCAATCTGAAGGGATTGCGATCGATCTCGACTTGAACACTCCCGTACCTGGTCCAGCCACTCAAGACGGAGCCATCCTCGACGCCCCTGGCGGTAATGTCATTACCGAAGTCATTGATTTCGAAAATGTTATCGGTACCGACTTCAACGATCTGATCTTTGGCAACAACGAGATCAACGTCCTCGAAGGGGGTAACGGCAATGATACGATTCACTCCTTTGCTGGGTCCGATACCCTCGATGGCGGAGACGGCATCGATACAGCCCTATTCACTGCTGGCGGTGGCGTGACGGTGGATCTCGATGACGATGGCAACGGGACTTCGTCGTTTGGTGACACCCTTATCAGCATTGAGAACATCAACGGCTCGGGTGCAGGCGATGACGATATCTCCGGCAACTCCAGTGCCAATGTGCTCAACGGTCAAGGGGGCAACGACACCCTCGATGGCGAAGGGGGAGCAGATACCCTCTTGGGCGGAACCGGTGACGATTTGCTGACCGGTGGCGCAGACCTCGATACCTTCCTGTTCGAAGACAGTTCGGGCAACGATATTGTTACTGACTTTACGATCGCGGACGACGTGCTGGATGTGAGTGCATTCTTTGATAGCGCAGACGCAGCTTTAGGTGCAGCGATTCAGGTGGGTAGCGACACCTTAGTTGACTTTGGCAATAGCAATTCTGCACTCTTGCTAGCTGTCAATGCCAGCGACTTGACTGCAGCCAACTTCATTGTTGCACTGACGCCATGA
- the brnA gene encoding type II toxin-antitoxin system BrnA family antitoxin, whose translation MKAADFDKKFDKGEEDIIDDLNLSQMKRPGHQQKRVNVDFPIWMIETLDREASRLGVTRQSIIKVWIAERIEHTSGR comes from the coding sequence ATGAAGGCAGCAGATTTTGACAAAAAATTTGACAAAGGCGAGGAAGACATCATTGACGATCTGAATCTATCTCAGATGAAGCGCCCCGGCCACCAGCAGAAGCGGGTCAATGTTGATTTTCCAATTTGGATGATAGAAACCCTCGACCGCGAAGCAAGCCGCTTAGGGGTTACTCGCCAGTCTATTATCAAGGTTTGGATTGCAGAGCGGATCGAGCACACTTCTGGTCGGTAA
- a CDS encoding bis(5'-nucleosyl)-tetraphosphatase gives MLAIQDTAYGLVPICATPDGLRYLLILHNKGHWGFPKGHKDEGESDLETACREFREEVGIDVYEILSEKVSFSETYRFVSKSGNEVHKTVKYFLARIPIGPEGALPNVTIQPEELADSRWCLFEEAEALISFDAARGVLQDCQRYLQDNPLELKTA, from the coding sequence ATGCTAGCCATCCAAGACACCGCCTACGGTCTCGTGCCCATTTGTGCCACCCCCGACGGCCTGCGCTATCTGCTGATTTTGCACAACAAAGGCCACTGGGGCTTTCCGAAAGGCCATAAAGACGAAGGAGAGAGCGATCTGGAAACCGCCTGCCGCGAGTTTCGCGAAGAAGTTGGAATTGACGTTTACGAGATCTTGAGCGAAAAGGTGTCTTTCTCGGAGACCTACCGGTTTGTCAGCAAATCGGGGAATGAAGTGCATAAAACGGTGAAATACTTTTTGGCCCGCATTCCCATCGGACCCGAGGGAGCGCTACCCAACGTCACTATTCAGCCCGAGGAGCTAGCCGACTCTCGCTGGTGTCTGTTTGAGGAGGCAGAGGCATTGATTAGCTTCGATGCAGCAAGGGGGGTACTGCAAGACTGTCAGCGCTATTTGCAGGACAATCCGCTAGAGCTCAAAACGGCGTGA
- a CDS encoding shikimate kinase: MTAFDWTDLRDRLRGTSVYLVGMMGAGKSTLGRLLAKELGYGFVDTDAAIEKVAGKSIPDIFAESQEAGFRALESQVLAELSQFPRLVVATGGGIVVRKRNWGELRNGLVVWLDVPAEVLHQRLAADDTPRPLLETPDPVATLNALLEQRRSLYAQADVCIRSDRQSPVELLPQLGYQILQTLQLNPPESAKSRSTDP, translated from the coding sequence ATGACTGCATTCGACTGGACTGACCTACGCGATCGCCTGCGCGGCACGAGTGTTTACCTGGTGGGCATGATGGGGGCGGGCAAAAGCACGTTGGGTCGACTGCTGGCCAAAGAACTGGGCTACGGCTTCGTCGATACCGATGCCGCGATCGAAAAAGTGGCGGGCAAATCCATTCCCGATATCTTTGCTGAATCGCAAGAAGCAGGCTTTCGCGCACTCGAATCGCAGGTTTTAGCGGAGCTCTCGCAATTTCCCCGCCTAGTGGTGGCAACAGGGGGCGGCATTGTGGTGCGCAAGCGCAATTGGGGGGAGCTGCGCAATGGCTTAGTGGTGTGGCTGGACGTTCCGGCAGAGGTATTGCACCAGCGGTTGGCGGCAGACGACACCCCCCGACCGCTATTGGAAACGCCCGATCCGGTGGCCACACTGAATGCATTACTGGAGCAACGGCGATCGCTCTATGCCCAAGCCGATGTCTGCATCCGCAGCGATCGCCAGTCTCCGGTCGAACTCTTGCCCCAACTGGGCTATCAAATCCTCCAAACCCTACAACTCAACCCCCCTGAATCCGCTAAGAGCCGTTCAACCGATCCTTGA
- the wbaP gene encoding undecaprenyl-phosphate galactose phosphotransferase WbaP produces MQLKQTLQPALRELVVSARPVATASILLMTDLVALAIATGIAVVGRWLFNGQYPLSLYWQMWPLLGLFALAYSLMGLYQGVSLSPVDELRRTSLATTLIYVVLGTATFLSGSNAYSRAVFLMAWVLSLGAVPLLRAIVRHWCAPRRWWGFPVMVLGAGKTGEMVVETLLSRPDIGLKPVVVLDDDPQKQGQLLGVPVVGGVKLAPGLVQRLHVTYAIVAMPGVDRQQLLPLLEQYGHLFRHVLLIPDLFGFSSLWVVARDLGGVLGLEVRQQLLLPGPKLVKHCLNYVLTVLGGLLVLPLIVACAIAIKLDSAGPIFYGHTRIGREGRKFKAWKFRSMHTNGDRILENYLERYPEMRAMWEGERKLKYDPRVTRVGRWLRRTSLDELPQLWNVLRGEMSLVGPRPIIDEEVVLYGDRIQLYLKVLPGISGLWQVSGRSDTTYAQRVKLDEYYVRNWSVWLDIYILAKTIWVAVLAKGAY; encoded by the coding sequence ATGCAACTCAAACAAACGTTACAGCCTGCTTTGCGGGAGTTAGTCGTCTCCGCTCGACCGGTGGCAACCGCCAGCATCTTATTGATGACGGATCTCGTCGCTTTGGCGATCGCCACGGGCATTGCAGTCGTCGGGCGTTGGCTCTTCAACGGTCAATACCCCTTATCCCTGTATTGGCAAATGTGGCCGCTGTTGGGGTTGTTTGCTCTTGCCTATAGCCTAATGGGGCTCTATCAAGGGGTCTCTCTCAGTCCCGTAGACGAACTGCGGCGCACTTCCCTCGCCACGACACTGATTTATGTGGTGCTGGGGACTGCGACTTTTTTGTCGGGCAGCAATGCTTATTCGCGGGCAGTCTTTTTGATGGCTTGGGTGTTGTCTCTAGGGGCAGTGCCTTTATTGCGAGCGATTGTGCGTCACTGGTGTGCGCCCCGAAGATGGTGGGGGTTTCCGGTGATGGTGTTGGGGGCGGGCAAAACCGGCGAGATGGTGGTAGAAACCTTGCTGTCGCGCCCGGATATTGGACTCAAGCCCGTCGTTGTGCTGGATGACGATCCGCAAAAGCAGGGGCAACTGCTGGGGGTGCCGGTGGTAGGGGGAGTCAAGTTGGCACCGGGCTTGGTGCAGCGACTGCACGTTACCTATGCAATTGTGGCGATGCCGGGGGTCGATCGGCAGCAATTGCTGCCATTACTCGAACAGTACGGCCATCTCTTTCGACACGTATTACTCATTCCCGACTTGTTCGGATTCTCCAGTTTGTGGGTGGTTGCCAGAGATTTGGGGGGGGTGTTGGGGTTGGAGGTGCGACAGCAGTTGCTATTGCCCGGTCCGAAATTGGTCAAGCATTGTTTGAATTATGTTTTGACAGTGCTGGGCGGACTGTTAGTGTTGCCCTTAATTGTGGCCTGCGCGATCGCCATCAAACTCGATTCGGCTGGCCCGATTTTTTACGGTCATACCCGCATCGGTCGGGAGGGGCGCAAGTTTAAGGCATGGAAATTTCGGTCGATGCATACGAATGGCGATCGCATTCTGGAGAACTATTTGGAGAGGTATCCCGAGATGCGAGCGATGTGGGAGGGCGAACGCAAGCTCAAGTACGATCCTCGGGTGACGCGGGTGGGAAGATGGCTGCGACGGACGAGCTTGGACGAGTTGCCGCAGTTGTGGAATGTATTGCGGGGGGAGATGAGTTTGGTGGGACCGCGTCCCATCATCGATGAAGAGGTGGTGTTGTATGGCGATCGCATTCAGCTTTACCTCAAGGTATTGCCGGGGATTTCGGGGCTGTGGCAGGTGTCGGGGCGCAGCGATACCACCTACGCGCAGCGGGTGAAATTGGACGAGTATTACGTGCGCAATTGGTCGGTATGGCTGGATATTTATATTTTGGCGAAGACCATTTGGGTGGCGGTGTTGGCCAAAGGGGCTTATTGA
- a CDS encoding glycosyltransferase family 39 protein, whose translation MASPEIVLEKSGARQNADRFKRLSIAFLLFGIAIRLVLYLDNRSLWLDEVNTALNIVNRSYAELLGPLDFNQAAPPLFLWIEKFCVQLLGNSEAVLRLYPLLAGIAALCLFYRLTYQFLSGASATVAIALFATLKYTVYFSTELKPYSIDLFVSLLLFSILFAWRSRLWNYWQIAILSAIGACSIWTSYPAIFILAAAELVAWCSTSIQKLKALILNRIPVYCTWIASFILLYLSSIYPAKGNDALTSSWASRYPDSLVDIVWLLDAIARFFYRPMGFLCIADGVALFAFVCGCVAYYRRDRFQFLVLLSPIAIALVAAYLHQYPFRERLVLFLVPYAILILSTGIVAIAQTTWRYRQPIKFCGIAIAAILLIPPSLRSIRLMADPSPLAIEHLRPIIEYIRDRAQPGDRFYVFPKAKQSFLYYAPRYELTSERAIFGSAAIPKTADRAAAREQYIDSLAQLQGESRLWAIASSIEPEQQVFWFADLDRLGQQRDRLQLPNTAVGLYDFREKMPE comes from the coding sequence TTGGCCTCTCCGGAAATTGTGTTAGAGAAGTCCGGCGCTCGGCAGAACGCGGATCGATTCAAACGCCTGTCGATCGCCTTTCTCCTGTTTGGCATTGCCATCCGGCTGGTGCTCTATCTAGACAATCGCTCCCTGTGGCTGGACGAAGTCAACACTGCCCTCAACATTGTCAATCGCTCCTATGCCGAACTGTTGGGGCCGCTGGATTTCAATCAAGCGGCACCCCCTCTGTTTTTGTGGATAGAAAAGTTTTGCGTGCAACTGTTGGGGAATTCCGAGGCGGTTTTGAGGCTCTATCCGCTCTTGGCTGGCATTGCTGCGCTGTGCTTGTTTTATCGTCTGACCTATCAGTTTTTGTCCGGGGCTTCCGCGACAGTAGCGATCGCCCTGTTCGCCACCCTCAAATATACCGTCTACTTTTCCACAGAACTGAAGCCCTACAGTATCGATTTGTTCGTCTCGCTGCTGCTCTTTTCCATTCTCTTCGCTTGGCGATCGCGCCTTTGGAACTATTGGCAAATTGCTATCCTATCGGCGATCGGGGCCTGCAGTATTTGGACATCCTATCCTGCCATTTTTATCCTCGCCGCAGCAGAGCTAGTCGCTTGGTGTAGCACTTCCATTCAAAAACTCAAAGCACTGATTCTCAACCGAATTCCCGTTTACTGCACCTGGATTGCGAGTTTCATCCTGCTCTATCTATCGAGTATTTATCCTGCTAAGGGGAACGATGCTCTCACGTCTTCTTGGGCATCGAGATACCCCGATTCGCTTGTGGATATTGTCTGGCTTTTGGATGCGATCGCCCGCTTCTTCTATCGACCGATGGGTTTTCTCTGCATTGCCGATGGCGTTGCTTTATTTGCCTTTGTTTGCGGATGTGTGGCTTACTACCGCCGCGATCGCTTTCAATTTTTGGTATTGCTCTCCCCAATCGCGATCGCCTTAGTGGCAGCCTACCTGCACCAATATCCCTTCCGAGAACGACTCGTCCTCTTTCTAGTGCCCTACGCCATTTTGATTTTATCGACAGGCATTGTGGCGATCGCCCAAACAACATGGCGATATCGCCAGCCGATTAAATTCTGCGGCATTGCGATCGCCGCCATCCTACTCATTCCCCCCAGCCTCCGCTCGATCCGCTTGATGGCCGACCCATCCCCCCTGGCGATCGAACATCTCAGGCCAATAATCGAATACATTCGCGATCGCGCACAACCGGGCGATCGCTTCTACGTGTTTCCCAAAGCCAAGCAATCCTTCCTTTATTACGCTCCCCGCTACGAACTGACCTCCGAACGAGCCATCTTCGGTTCCGCAGCCATCCCCAAAACTGCCGATCGAGCGGCAGCGAGAGAGCAATATATCGACTCTTTAGCCCAGTTGCAGGGAGAATCTCGCCTGTGGGCGATCGCCAGCAGCATCGAGCCCGAACAACAGGTATTTTGGTTTGCCGATCTCGATCGCCTCGGCCAACAACGCGATCGACTGCAACTGCCGAATACGGCTGTTGGGCTGTACGATTTCAGAGAAAAAATGCCCGAGTAG
- a CDS encoding pentapeptide repeat-containing protein codes for MEASELLKLYAGGERNFRRIDLSHANLEGAELVAIQLDWAILNEAQLRKAILLEAHLSGTVLYRANLEEAILTETDFYKAKLHQAKMYKAILYRAKLRRASLVEADLREAVLVEADLTEADLTGAKLAGARFFKTKMPDGRMRHDE; via the coding sequence ATGGAGGCTAGCGAGCTGCTCAAACTCTATGCGGGAGGGGAGCGTAATTTTCGTCGCATCGATTTGAGCCACGCCAATCTAGAGGGGGCAGAACTGGTGGCCATTCAGCTAGACTGGGCCATTTTGAATGAGGCTCAGTTGCGCAAAGCGATCCTGCTGGAAGCGCACCTCTCCGGCACAGTGCTGTATCGGGCCAACCTGGAAGAGGCCATTCTGACGGAAACTGATTTTTACAAAGCGAAGCTGCATCAGGCAAAGATGTACAAGGCTATCTTGTATCGAGCCAAACTGAGGCGAGCCAGCCTTGTCGAAGCCGATCTGCGAGAAGCTGTTTTAGTCGAAGCCGATTTGACCGAAGCGGATTTGACGGGGGCCAAGCTGGCAGGGGCGCGATTTTTTAAGACCAAAATGCCGGATGGCCGCATGCGGCACGACGAATGA
- a CDS encoding BrnT family toxin: MWGLPLARGRYWGKQQIALASEERCYHSAIFGRIGAKIWTAVVTYREENIRIISVRRARKREVELYEGSRF; the protein is encoded by the coding sequence ATGTGGGGGCTGCCCCTGGCGCGAGGTCGGTATTGGGGGAAGCAACAGATCGCGCTTGCAAGTGAAGAGCGGTGCTATCATTCCGCCATCTTCGGCAGGATCGGAGCCAAGATATGGACAGCGGTCGTTACTTATCGTGAGGAGAACATCAGAATTATTTCGGTACGGCGGGCTCGTAAGCGTGAGGTAGAACTGTATGAAGGCAGCAGATTTTGA
- a CDS encoding helix-turn-helix domain-containing protein: MTERRSDCPIACTLDLIGDRWTLLVIRDMALGKQRFEEFLQSPEGISSNILSNRLKLLEQAGLVEKQPYSSHSRRMNYCLTEKGESFRPVLKAIARWGLRQIPGTGTEAAGDR; the protein is encoded by the coding sequence ATGACTGAGCGACGCTCGGATTGTCCGATCGCATGCACGTTGGATTTAATTGGCGATCGCTGGACGCTGCTGGTGATTCGGGATATGGCCTTGGGAAAACAGCGGTTTGAGGAGTTTCTGCAATCGCCAGAAGGCATTTCCAGCAATATTTTGAGCAATCGCCTCAAGCTGCTGGAGCAGGCGGGTTTAGTGGAGAAGCAGCCCTATAGCAGTCATTCGCGCCGGATGAATTATTGCTTGACGGAGAAGGGGGAAAGTTTCCGTCCAGTTCTGAAGGCGATCGCCCGTTGGGGGCTGCGACAGATTCCCGGTACCGGCACGGAGGCAGCTGGCGATCGATAA